The following coding sequences are from one Shewanella putrefaciens window:
- a CDS encoding phosphatase PAP2 family protein, translating to MVFYKEAFILTHRANLFCRLGLAWLLLATIPSLLLLTQNQLFPLIDLHSTFARMLYWITTTGTAPYGVATVLFVLAIAYRLMPKPLFISLFLAISISQVISLSLSHTLKSFFKEPRPNVVFLTEQALPIDEQLSLDAFYQLDKQTRSKTIANALDGLIATDPTMKLDSRIHQHWEDEVGYSFPSGHTIFAATLVLTASYYLLCAGLPMFAILLLGWGLLMGLSRMLLGMHWPQDVLFSTLLAAVISWVSVLLVDKLRPLSSYVIKDAHK from the coding sequence ATGGTGTTTTATAAAGAGGCTTTTATTTTGACTCATCGCGCCAATCTTTTCTGCCGTTTAGGCCTTGCTTGGTTATTGCTGGCAACGATTCCTAGCTTATTATTACTGACGCAAAACCAACTGTTTCCGCTGATCGATCTGCATTCTACATTTGCCAGAATGTTATATTGGATTACCACCACGGGCACCGCCCCCTATGGCGTGGCGACGGTCTTGTTTGTACTGGCGATAGCCTATCGTCTTATGCCTAAACCACTTTTTATCAGTCTATTTTTAGCGATTAGTATTAGCCAAGTCATAAGCTTGAGCCTCAGCCATACACTCAAATCTTTTTTTAAAGAACCTCGGCCTAATGTGGTTTTTCTCACTGAGCAAGCACTACCTATAGATGAACAGCTTTCACTTGATGCCTTCTATCAATTGGATAAACAGACGCGATCTAAAACAATCGCTAATGCACTCGATGGCTTAATCGCCACAGACCCCACGATGAAACTCGACTCGCGTATCCATCAACATTGGGAAGATGAAGTCGGTTACTCTTTTCCTTCTGGACACACTATCTTTGCTGCAACACTGGTACTTACCGCCAGTTACTATTTGCTGTGTGCTGGCTTACCCATGTTTGCAATCCTGCTATTAGGTTGGGGATTATTAATGGGATTAAGCCGGATGTTGCTCGGTATGCACTGGCCGCAAGATGTGCTCTTTTCTACCCTGTTAGCGGCAGTGATCAGTTGGGTCAGTGTACTATTGGTTGATAAATTACGGCCTCTATCAAGCTACGTAATTAAAGATGCGCACAAATAG
- the creD gene encoding cell envelope integrity protein CreD: MFNIIAGVLTLFTLVLFGTAGYLVVRALLKKFNQEQGANMESPQAQLPNNKPTLHPLAKNTTLLKALTIGILSIIALIPLGIIMDMTSDRQALYHSVVDEIGRSWGEQQTLSGPVLVIPYSYFVLQEEVSNDGKTRHEVKRTYQDELVILPKKLTLDLDLKHDFRTRGIYQSLVYNAALRGQADFSLNRYDIPNLIAFDNKNARLVFGVSSNQAIDKVEKIEITGDSTLLSGSLMSGTGLTTGGLEKGFNQRLQVGEASDFSVNFAMTLRGSQSISALPLGEQTLINIQADWPHPSFKGLLPAERKISANGFTASWNISHLTRNYPQEFIKSSQSTLTEVVANAMLFEPVTHYGKIERSVKYGLLFIVLTFIMLFIFELGQKTSLSTIQYVLVGSAMALFYLLLLSLSEHLAFLHAYLIAACIPVLSVSAYVGSATASMKRGSIVGLMLVSLYAVLYSILQLEDYALLMGTGLLLVVLLILMFVTRHQAKNTAQ, encoded by the coding sequence ATGTTCAACATTATTGCAGGCGTATTAACTCTATTCACGCTGGTGTTATTTGGCACAGCCGGATACTTAGTTGTACGAGCACTGCTTAAAAAATTCAATCAGGAGCAAGGAGCAAACATGGAATCGCCACAGGCTCAGTTACCCAATAACAAACCAACATTGCATCCACTGGCTAAAAATACCACGCTACTCAAAGCCTTAACCATTGGCATATTATCAATTATTGCCTTGATCCCATTAGGGATCATTATGGATATGACCTCAGATCGCCAAGCCCTATACCATAGCGTGGTCGATGAAATTGGCCGCTCATGGGGTGAGCAGCAAACTCTCTCTGGTCCTGTGCTGGTGATCCCTTACAGCTATTTTGTGCTGCAAGAAGAAGTCAGTAACGACGGCAAAACTCGCCATGAAGTGAAGCGTACCTATCAAGATGAGTTAGTGATCCTACCGAAAAAGCTCACCCTCGATTTAGACCTAAAACATGATTTCCGTACCCGCGGCATTTACCAATCCCTTGTATATAACGCAGCACTACGAGGTCAGGCCGACTTCAGCCTTAACCGTTATGACATTCCTAACCTTATCGCCTTCGATAATAAAAATGCCCGTTTAGTTTTTGGAGTATCATCTAACCAAGCAATTGATAAAGTGGAGAAAATAGAAATTACAGGCGACTCCACTTTACTCTCTGGCTCACTGATGTCGGGTACAGGCTTAACCACAGGGGGCTTAGAAAAAGGCTTTAATCAAAGGCTTCAAGTCGGTGAAGCAAGTGATTTTAGTGTGAACTTTGCGATGACACTGCGCGGCTCACAATCGATTAGCGCCCTACCATTAGGTGAACAAACCCTGATCAATATCCAAGCGGATTGGCCACACCCGAGTTTTAAAGGCTTGCTCCCTGCAGAGCGCAAGATCAGCGCCAACGGATTTACTGCTAGTTGGAATATCAGCCACTTAACCCGTAACTATCCACAAGAGTTTATTAAGAGCAGTCAATCGACGCTCACGGAAGTCGTGGCCAATGCCATGTTATTTGAACCTGTGACTCATTACGGCAAGATAGAACGCTCAGTAAAATATGGCCTACTGTTTATCGTGCTGACTTTTATCATGTTGTTTATTTTCGAACTCGGTCAAAAAACTAGCCTAAGTACGATTCAATATGTTTTAGTCGGCAGTGCCATGGCCTTGTTCTACTTGTTATTGCTATCGTTATCTGAACATTTAGCCTTCTTACATGCTTATCTCATTGCCGCCTGTATTCCTGTGCTATCGGTATCCGCCTATGTGGGCAGCGCTACTGCGAGCATGAAGCGCGGTTCTATCGTTGGCTTAATGCTAGTGAGTTTGTACGCCGTGCTCTATTCGATACTGCAATTAGAAGATTACGCCCTATTGATGGGTACAGGTTTGCTGTTAGTCGTTCTGCTCATTTTAATGTTCGTGACCAGACATCAAGCTAAAAATACGGCGCAATAA
- a CDS encoding pyridoxal-phosphate-dependent aminotransferase family protein, whose product MLPAPRFTAFNPPRRILMGPGPSDVYPEVLAAQSRPTVGHLDPLFVGMMDELKSLIQYAFQTKNEMTMAVSAPGSAGMETCFVNLVEPGEKVIVCRNGVFGERMRQNVERMGAIAVLVDNEWGTPVDPAAVEAALKANPDAKFLAFVHAETSTGALSDAKTLCALAKTYGCLSIVDAVTSLGGVELRVDEWGIDAIYSGSQKCLSCVPGLSPVSFSPAAVEKLKNRKTPVQSWFLDQSLVMAYWTSAGGKRSYHHTAPVNALYALHESLRMLAAEGLENAWQRHHDMHLVLRAGLEKLGLNFVVAEDSRLPQLNAVYIPAGVDDAAVRTRLLKDYNLEIGAGLGALAGKAWRIGLMGFGARRENVALCLKALEEVLS is encoded by the coding sequence ATGTTACCAGCACCGCGTTTTACCGCTTTTAATCCTCCTCGCCGTATTTTAATGGGCCCAGGCCCATCGGATGTTTATCCCGAAGTGCTTGCGGCGCAGTCCAGACCGACGGTCGGTCATTTAGATCCGCTGTTTGTGGGCATGATGGATGAGCTTAAGAGCCTGATCCAATACGCCTTCCAAACTAAAAACGAAATGACCATGGCGGTATCAGCGCCGGGCAGTGCGGGCATGGAAACCTGTTTCGTTAATTTAGTCGAGCCGGGTGAGAAGGTGATTGTCTGCCGTAACGGTGTGTTTGGTGAGCGTATGCGCCAAAACGTCGAGCGTATGGGCGCGATTGCCGTGCTGGTGGACAATGAGTGGGGCACTCCTGTCGATCCAGCCGCAGTAGAAGCGGCACTGAAAGCCAATCCCGATGCCAAATTTTTAGCCTTTGTGCACGCCGAAACTTCTACTGGCGCCTTGTCCGATGCCAAAACCTTGTGCGCATTAGCCAAAACCTATGGTTGCTTGAGCATAGTTGATGCGGTCACTTCCCTTGGTGGCGTCGAGTTAAGAGTCGATGAATGGGGCATAGATGCCATTTATTCCGGCAGTCAAAAATGCCTCTCCTGTGTACCGGGTTTATCGCCAGTGTCTTTCTCGCCTGCAGCCGTCGAAAAACTCAAGAATCGCAAGACCCCAGTGCAAAGTTGGTTCCTCGATCAAAGCTTAGTGATGGCCTATTGGACCAGCGCGGGCGGCAAACGTAGTTACCATCACACTGCGCCAGTGAATGCGCTTTATGCACTGCATGAATCCCTGCGTATGTTAGCGGCCGAAGGTTTAGAAAATGCGTGGCAACGCCATCATGACATGCACTTAGTGCTACGTGCTGGGCTGGAAAAATTAGGGCTAAACTTTGTGGTTGCCGAAGATTCGCGTCTGCCACAACTTAACGCAGTCTATATCCCCGCTGGCGTCGATGATGCCGCGGTGCGCACTCGTTTGCTGAAGGATTACAACCTCGAAATCGGCGCAGGCCTTGGCGCCCTTGCGGGTAAAGCATGGCGCATCGGCCTTATGGGCTTCGGTGCTCGCCGCGAAAATGTCGCCTTATGCCTCAAGGCATTAGAAGAGGTCTTGAGCTAA
- the ilvM gene encoding acetolactate synthase 2 small subunit codes for MIHSLELTVQQRPEVLERVLRVTRHRGFRITQMQMRMNDDASLSLDMEVDSERAIELLSNQLNKLIDVTQCKVLLPMSLQQTANA; via the coding sequence ATGATCCACTCTCTGGAATTAACGGTTCAACAACGCCCCGAAGTGCTTGAGCGTGTTTTGCGCGTGACTCGCCATCGTGGCTTTAGGATTACCCAAATGCAGATGCGCATGAACGACGATGCGAGCCTGTCGCTGGATATGGAGGTCGATAGCGAACGTGCGATCGAGCTGTTAAGTAATCAGTTGAATAAACTGATTGATGTGACCCAGTGTAAAGTATTGTTACCTATGAGCTTGCAACAAACGGCAAATGCTTAA
- the ilvD gene encoding dihydroxy-acid dehydratase yields the protein MPKLRSATSTEGRNMAGARALWRATGVKDNDFGKPIIAIANSFTQFVPGHVHLKDMGSLVASAIEEAGGIAKEFNTIAVDDGIAMGHGGMLYSLPSRELIADSVEYMVNAHCADALVCISNCDKITPGMLMAALRLNIPVVFVSGGPMEAGKTKLSDKLIKLDLVDAMVAGADSNVSDEDSAKIERSACPTCGSCSGMFTANSMNCLTEALGLSLPGNGSMLATHADRRELFLEAGRRVMALAKRYYHQDDESALPRNIANFKAFENAMTLDIAMGGSSNTVLHLLAAAQEADVDFTMADIDRMSRLVPHLCKVAPSTPKYHMEDVHRAGGVMGILGELDRAGLLHTDVFHVAADEGGNLKSVLAKYDVMQTQDEKVKHFFMAGPAGIPTTKAFSQDCRWPSLDNDRQEGCIRSREFAFSQEGGLAVLSGNVAENGCIVKTAGVDESNLTFVGSARVYESQDDAVAGILGGEVVAGDVVVIRYEGPKGGPGMQEMLYPTSYLKSRGLGKACALITDGRFSGGTSGLSIGHVSPEAAAGGTIALIENGDRIEIDIPKRSIKLAISDVELNARREKMHSLGPMAWKPIGRQRYVSLALKAYAMLATSADKGAVRDRSKLED from the coding sequence ATGCCAAAGTTACGATCAGCTACCAGTACCGAAGGCCGCAATATGGCGGGTGCACGTGCGCTATGGCGCGCCACAGGGGTGAAAGACAATGATTTTGGTAAGCCAATTATCGCTATTGCTAACTCCTTTACTCAGTTTGTACCGGGCCACGTGCACTTAAAAGACATGGGCTCACTCGTCGCGAGCGCCATCGAGGAAGCGGGCGGTATCGCAAAGGAATTCAATACGATCGCCGTCGATGACGGTATCGCCATGGGACACGGTGGCATGCTGTACAGTCTGCCATCGCGTGAGCTTATCGCCGACAGTGTGGAATACATGGTTAATGCCCACTGCGCCGATGCTTTAGTCTGTATTTCTAACTGCGACAAGATCACCCCTGGCATGTTGATGGCGGCGCTGCGCCTCAATATTCCCGTGGTGTTTGTGTCTGGCGGGCCGATGGAAGCGGGCAAAACTAAGTTGTCGGATAAGCTCATCAAACTCGACTTAGTCGATGCTATGGTGGCGGGCGCCGACTCGAACGTGAGCGATGAAGACAGTGCCAAAATTGAGCGTAGCGCATGCCCAACCTGTGGCTCTTGCTCTGGCATGTTTACCGCCAACTCAATGAACTGTTTAACCGAAGCACTAGGGTTATCGCTGCCGGGTAACGGCTCTATGCTGGCAACCCACGCGGATCGCCGCGAGCTGTTTTTAGAAGCGGGTCGCCGCGTGATGGCGCTGGCAAAACGTTATTATCATCAAGATGATGAATCGGCATTGCCACGCAATATCGCCAACTTCAAAGCCTTTGAAAATGCCATGACATTAGATATCGCCATGGGCGGTTCATCTAATACCGTATTGCATTTATTGGCCGCCGCGCAGGAAGCCGATGTTGATTTTACCATGGCGGATATTGACCGTATGTCGCGCTTGGTGCCGCACCTTTGTAAGGTTGCGCCATCGACGCCTAAGTACCATATGGAAGACGTGCACCGTGCGGGCGGCGTGATGGGGATTTTAGGCGAGCTAGACAGAGCCGGATTGCTGCATACCGATGTGTTCCATGTGGCGGCCGATGAAGGTGGCAATTTGAAGTCTGTATTGGCGAAATACGATGTGATGCAGACGCAAGATGAAAAAGTAAAACACTTCTTTATGGCGGGACCTGCGGGGATTCCGACCACTAAAGCCTTTAGCCAAGATTGTCGCTGGCCGTCATTGGATAATGACAGACAAGAAGGTTGTATCCGTAGCCGCGAGTTTGCCTTCAGCCAAGAGGGCGGTCTTGCCGTATTGTCGGGTAATGTGGCCGAGAACGGCTGTATCGTTAAAACGGCGGGTGTGGATGAATCGAACCTGACCTTCGTTGGTTCGGCGCGCGTCTATGAAAGCCAAGATGACGCAGTGGCGGGCATTTTAGGCGGCGAAGTGGTGGCGGGTGATGTGGTAGTTATCCGTTACGAAGGCCCGAAAGGCGGCCCGGGTATGCAAGAAATGTTGTACCCAACCAGTTACTTAAAATCACGTGGCTTAGGCAAAGCCTGTGCGCTGATCACCGACGGTCGTTTCTCCGGTGGCACTTCAGGTTTATCTATCGGCCACGTTTCACCCGAAGCGGCAGCGGGCGGCACGATCGCCTTGATTGAAAATGGCGATCGCATCGAGATTGATATTCCCAAGCGCAGTATCAAGCTGGCGATAAGCGATGTTGAACTCAATGCTCGCCGCGAAAAAATGCACAGTCTTGGCCCAATGGCGTGGAAACCTATTGGTCGCCAGCGTTATGTATCACTCGCGCTTAAGGCCTACGCCATGCTCGCCACCAGTGCCGACAAGGGCGCGGTGCGCGATCGCAGTAAACTGGAGGACTAA
- the ilvA gene encoding threonine ammonia-lyase, biosynthetic, with the protein MLPLASMSTASQARTDLAHFQLAQSYLQKILLSSVYDIAKVTPLSSMNKLSARLGCQVFLKREDMQPVHSFKLRGAYNRIAQLTKEECQRGVVCASAGNHAQGVAMSAASRGVDAVIVMPETTPDIKVDAVRRLGGNVVLHGQAFDQANGFAMAMAKEEGRVYIAPFDDEAVIAGQGTIAQEMLQQQRDLEVVFVPVGGGGLIAGIAAYYKAVMPQVKIVGVEPEDAACLKAAMEAGEPVTLAQVGLFADGVAVKRIGTEPFRVAKLYVDEVVTVTSDEICAAVKDIFEDTRAIAEPAGALSLAGLKKYVSTNASGDCGNGEKVAAILSGANVNFHSLRYVSERCELGEQKEAVLAVKVPERPGSFLTFCELLDKRVMTEFNYRFSSRDLAVVFAGIRLSRGQGELEQIIATLEANGFEVQDLSGDETAKLHVRYMVGGHPPEPLEERLFSFEFPEHPGALLKFLTTLQSKWNISLFHYRNHGAAFGRVLAGFEVPASDALPFQQFLTELGFVYQEETQSPAYQLFLNAGNGNKAL; encoded by the coding sequence ATGTTGCCACTTGCCTCTATGTCTACAGCATCGCAAGCTAGGACCGATTTAGCCCATTTTCAGTTGGCACAAAGCTATCTGCAAAAAATCCTGTTGTCATCCGTGTATGACATAGCGAAGGTGACGCCGCTTTCCAGCATGAACAAGTTATCGGCGCGTTTAGGTTGTCAGGTATTTTTGAAGCGCGAAGATATGCAGCCAGTGCATTCCTTCAAGTTACGCGGTGCCTATAACCGTATCGCCCAACTGACGAAAGAAGAATGCCAGCGCGGCGTGGTGTGTGCTTCGGCAGGCAATCATGCTCAGGGTGTGGCGATGTCGGCGGCGAGTCGCGGTGTGGATGCTGTGATTGTGATGCCCGAGACGACGCCCGATATTAAAGTCGATGCGGTGCGCCGTTTAGGTGGCAACGTGGTATTGCACGGCCAAGCCTTCGATCAAGCCAATGGCTTTGCGATGGCGATGGCCAAAGAAGAGGGCCGAGTCTATATCGCGCCCTTCGATGATGAAGCCGTGATCGCAGGCCAAGGCACTATCGCCCAAGAGATGTTGCAGCAGCAGCGCGATCTCGAAGTGGTATTTGTGCCCGTGGGCGGTGGCGGGCTCATCGCGGGGATCGCTGCCTATTACAAGGCGGTGATGCCGCAGGTGAAAATTGTCGGCGTCGAGCCAGAAGACGCGGCCTGTTTGAAAGCGGCGATGGAAGCGGGCGAGCCCGTGACACTGGCGCAAGTCGGTTTATTTGCCGATGGCGTGGCGGTTAAACGTATCGGCACTGAGCCGTTTCGAGTCGCGAAACTCTATGTCGATGAAGTGGTGACTGTCACCTCGGATGAAATCTGCGCCGCGGTGAAAGATATCTTCGAAGACACCCGTGCGATCGCCGAACCCGCAGGGGCCTTGTCCTTGGCTGGGCTTAAAAAATACGTCAGCACCAATGCCAGTGGAGATTGCGGCAATGGTGAAAAAGTCGCCGCGATTCTCAGTGGCGCGAATGTGAATTTCCACAGTCTGCGTTATGTGTCGGAACGCTGCGAACTCGGTGAGCAAAAAGAAGCGGTACTGGCGGTGAAAGTCCCTGAGCGTCCGGGAAGTTTCTTAACATTCTGTGAGTTGCTCGATAAGCGGGTGATGACAGAGTTTAACTATCGTTTCAGCAGTCGCGATCTTGCCGTGGTGTTTGCCGGCATTCGCTTAAGCCGAGGCCAAGGTGAGCTAGAACAAATCATTGCTACCTTAGAGGCCAATGGCTTCGAAGTGCAGGATTTATCCGGTGATGAAACCGCGAAATTGCATGTGCGTTATATGGTCGGCGGTCATCCACCAGAGCCTTTAGAAGAGCGTTTGTTTAGCTTCGAGTTCCCCGAACATCCCGGTGCGCTGCTGAAGTTTTTAACCACATTGCAGAGTAAATGGAACATTAGCTTGTTCCATTATCGCAACCACGGCGCGGCTTTTGGCCGAGTGCTGGCGGGGTTTGAAGTGCCCGCGAGTGATGCCTTGCCGTTCCAACAGTTTTTAACTGAATTGGGTTTTGTCTATCAAGAGGAAACCCAAAGTCCTGCCTATCAGCTGTTTTTAAATGCGGGTAACGGTAACAAGGCGTTATAA
- a CDS encoding DUF4303 domain-containing protein: MDWIELEEKCFETTYDTIKMLLLENKDETFYAVSLYTDSSAMSVSLSASSEEKLKSILADEEEQSIECENYYRWAVSEWFYDGYNAGAFSKISKMLREDSSREINFAKFKSELIQTLSNVLVRIKRELPIELNSTVCFVSVTDDNESEEIENSSAKLINDAPLSMAFILRFD; the protein is encoded by the coding sequence ATGGACTGGATTGAGTTAGAAGAAAAATGCTTTGAAACTACATACGATACAATCAAGATGTTATTGTTAGAAAACAAAGATGAGACATTCTATGCGGTATCTCTTTACACTGACAGTAGTGCTATGTCGGTATCATTAAGTGCTAGCTCTGAGGAGAAGCTTAAAAGTATTCTCGCTGATGAAGAAGAGCAGAGCATAGAGTGTGAAAATTACTATAGATGGGCAGTATCTGAGTGGTTTTACGATGGATATAATGCGGGAGCCTTCTCCAAAATAAGTAAGATGCTTCGAGAGGACTCATCTCGAGAAATAAACTTTGCAAAGTTTAAGAGTGAACTCATTCAGACATTATCAAATGTACTGGTCAGAATAAAAAGAGAACTGCCTATTGAGTTAAATTCGACAGTGTGTTTTGTTTCAGTTACTGACGACAATGAGTCTGAAGAAATAGAAAACTCTTCTGCAAAATTAATAAACGATGCACCACTTTCAATGGCATTTATTTTAAGATTTGACTAA
- a CDS encoding Tim44 domain-containing protein, with protein sequence MKKLFIMLAMIFAVSLVTSPVVEAKKFGGSKSIGKNHQTAPAQPAATNTPTTAPAGAPGKKGMMGGMLGGLLAGGLLAALFMGEGFENIQFMDILIIGLLAFVLFKIVRTVMASKAGAQPRPAYAGAGQPNPNFQRQQAEQTGFASNATNNANSGSNGFAQAASDVPFNLPAGFDLPGFLEGARSHYKTLQLAWNENDLSKIQEYVSIELFNELSNQRRELVGDQHTEVMFLDAELVRATHTANLAEVSVKFSGRYRDTVEGVEEDIKEVWHLERNVAHANSPWLIVGIEQ encoded by the coding sequence ATGAAAAAGTTATTTATTATGCTGGCGATGATTTTTGCGGTTAGTTTAGTTACTAGCCCTGTCGTTGAAGCGAAAAAATTCGGCGGTAGTAAGTCTATCGGCAAAAACCATCAAACCGCTCCGGCTCAACCGGCGGCGACTAATACACCCACGACTGCGCCTGCGGGAGCGCCGGGCAAAAAAGGTATGATGGGTGGCATGTTAGGCGGTTTATTAGCAGGTGGCTTATTGGCTGCGCTATTTATGGGTGAAGGTTTTGAAAATATTCAATTTATGGATATTTTGATTATCGGTTTGCTGGCATTCGTACTATTCAAAATCGTTCGTACTGTGATGGCCTCAAAAGCGGGTGCGCAGCCAAGACCAGCCTATGCGGGGGCTGGCCAGCCAAATCCAAATTTTCAGCGCCAACAAGCAGAGCAAACAGGTTTTGCCAGCAATGCGACAAATAATGCCAACAGTGGCAGTAATGGTTTTGCCCAGGCGGCAAGCGATGTGCCCTTTAATTTACCCGCGGGTTTTGATTTACCCGGCTTTTTGGAAGGCGCTCGCAGTCATTACAAAACCCTACAATTGGCTTGGAATGAAAACGATCTAAGCAAAATCCAAGAGTATGTTTCCATTGAACTATTCAATGAACTCAGCAACCAACGCCGCGAATTAGTGGGCGACCAACACACAGAAGTGATGTTTTTGGATGCTGAACTGGTACGCGCCACGCACACTGCCAATCTTGCGGAAGTGAGTGTTAAATTTAGCGGCCGCTACCGCGATACCGTTGAAGGTGTAGAAGAGGACATTAAGGAAGTATGGCATTTGGAGCGTAACGTAGCGCACGCCAACTCACCTTGGTTAATCGTGGGTATCGAACAGTAA
- the ilvG gene encoding acetolactate synthase 2 catalytic subunit translates to MEPGQMIRGADAVIKVLAAHGVTTVFGYPGGAIMPIYDALYGSPVEHLLSRHEQGAAFAAVGYARASGKTGVCFATSGPGATNLITSLADALLDSVPIVAITGQVSTAVIGTDAFQEIDVLGMSLSCTKHSFMVTDVNDLIPTLYQAFEIAASGRPGPVLVDIPKDIQLAHLEYRTPLLAVMNEPQAEMSDIEAARALLAEAKQPMLYVGGGVGMAGAVDQLREFIKVTGIPSVATLKGLGSIAHGTPGYLGMLGMHGGKAANLAVQDCDLLIVVGARFDDRVTGRLASFADKAKVIHLDIDAAELGKLRMPEVAIAGDLRQILPALAMSMNITPWQAEVEHLSRKHQWDYQHPGSLIYAPALLRRLANKLPEDNVVCCDVGQHQMWVAQHMWFRRPEDHLSSAGLGTMGFGLPAAIGAQVARPDATVVTVSGDGSFMMNVQELTTIKRRKLPVKIVLVDNQKLGMVKQWQQLFFEERYSETDLSDNPDFVLLASAFDIPGRTIFSSDEVEEALTEMLAAKGPYLLHVAIDDAFNVWPLVPPGASNSDMMDEMEKQT, encoded by the coding sequence ATGGAACCAGGGCAGATGATCAGAGGCGCAGACGCGGTAATCAAAGTGTTAGCAGCACATGGAGTGACCACAGTGTTTGGTTATCCCGGTGGTGCCATTATGCCAATATACGATGCCCTCTATGGAAGCCCTGTTGAACATCTCTTAAGCCGTCACGAACAAGGCGCGGCCTTTGCTGCCGTAGGATACGCAAGAGCCAGCGGTAAAACCGGCGTGTGCTTTGCGACATCAGGCCCTGGCGCGACTAACCTTATCACCTCACTTGCCGATGCGTTGTTAGATTCAGTGCCTATCGTGGCTATCACAGGCCAAGTCTCTACCGCCGTTATCGGCACTGATGCGTTTCAAGAAATCGATGTACTGGGCATGTCACTGAGCTGCACTAAGCACAGCTTTATGGTGACAGACGTCAACGACCTGATCCCAACCTTGTATCAAGCTTTTGAGATCGCCGCATCCGGCCGCCCTGGCCCTGTGTTGGTCGATATCCCGAAGGATATCCAACTTGCTCACCTCGAATACCGTACACCTTTGCTGGCCGTCATGAACGAACCACAAGCCGAGATGAGTGATATCGAGGCCGCCCGTGCGCTGTTGGCAGAAGCGAAACAACCTATGTTGTATGTCGGCGGCGGTGTGGGCATGGCGGGCGCGGTCGATCAACTGCGTGAGTTTATCAAAGTAACGGGTATACCTTCGGTCGCAACCTTGAAAGGGCTTGGCAGTATCGCCCACGGCACGCCCGGTTACTTAGGCATGTTAGGCATGCATGGTGGCAAAGCGGCTAACTTAGCGGTACAGGATTGTGATCTGCTGATCGTGGTGGGTGCCCGTTTCGATGACAGAGTCACCGGCCGTTTAGCGAGCTTTGCCGACAAGGCCAAAGTGATCCATTTAGACATAGACGCCGCTGAGCTGGGCAAGTTACGTATGCCAGAGGTGGCGATAGCCGGTGACTTACGCCAAATCCTCCCCGCCTTAGCCATGTCGATGAACATCACGCCTTGGCAGGCCGAGGTGGAGCATTTATCCCGTAAACACCAATGGGATTATCAACACCCCGGCAGTTTGATTTATGCGCCTGCGCTGCTGCGCCGTTTAGCCAATAAGTTACCCGAGGACAATGTTGTTTGTTGCGATGTGGGCCAGCACCAAATGTGGGTGGCCCAGCATATGTGGTTCCGCCGCCCTGAGGATCACCTGTCCAGCGCGGGCTTAGGCACTATGGGCTTTGGCTTGCCCGCCGCGATTGGTGCGCAAGTGGCCCGTCCCGATGCGACTGTGGTCACTGTGTCTGGCGATGGTTCTTTTATGATGAATGTGCAGGAACTGACCACCATCAAACGCCGCAAGCTACCAGTGAAAATCGTGCTGGTTGATAACCAAAAGCTTGGCATGGTGAAGCAGTGGCAACAGCTATTTTTTGAAGAGCGCTACAGTGAAACGGATTTATCCGATAACCCTGATTTTGTCTTATTGGCCTCCGCTTTTGATATCCCTGGCCGCACGATTTTTTCTTCCGACGAAGTGGAAGAAGCCTTAACCGAGATGTTAGCGGCTAAGGGCCCGTACTTGTTACACGTTGCAATCGACGATGCTTTTAACGTTTGGCCACTGGTGCCCCCCGGCGCATCAAACAGCGATATGATGGACGAAATGGAGAAACAAACATGA